A window from Candidatus Omnitrophota bacterium encodes these proteins:
- the bioC gene encoding malonyl-ACP O-methyltransferase BioC: MDKKIIQGNFSRNAPRYEDHASVQRQCARILVDSLKGKEYPNILEIGCGTGIYTRLLRSTNKEARITAVDISPDMINIAKERMQDDKIVYLTEDGENIDLDADFELVTSNASFQWFEDLHKAMAMFTGHLKKGGLLCFSMYGPDTFHEFKKVLNKHYGSRKWLSSSRFIPFGTVKAVMDKYFSRVELSEKHFEVEFISLWDMLKDIKHSGTRGEGLGRSTFLGRYGLREMEKTYMEKYGRIVATHHVFFCKAQM, translated from the coding sequence ATGGATAAGAAAATAATTCAAGGAAATTTTTCCAGGAACGCTCCTCGCTACGAAGATCATGCTTCGGTTCAGAGGCAGTGTGCCAGGATACTTGTGGATTCACTTAAGGGGAAAGAGTACCCGAACATACTGGAGATTGGCTGCGGCACCGGTATATACACGCGTTTATTGCGCAGCACTAATAAAGAAGCACGCATAACGGCCGTAGATATATCTCCTGATATGATAAATATCGCGAAGGAGAGGATGCAAGACGATAAAATAGTGTATTTGACCGAAGACGGGGAAAATATTGATCTTGATGCGGATTTCGAACTGGTTACCTCCAATGCGAGTTTCCAGTGGTTCGAGGATCTGCACAAAGCGATGGCCATGTTCACTGGACATCTGAAGAAAGGCGGCCTATTGTGTTTTTCCATGTACGGGCCTGACACTTTCCATGAATTCAAGAAGGTATTAAACAAGCATTACGGCAGCAGAAAATGGTTGAGTTCAAGCCGGTTCATCCCTTTCGGAACGGTCAAGGCTGTTATGGACAAATATTTTTCGAGAGTTGAACTCTCAGAAAAGCATTTTGAAGTTGAATTCATCTCCTTGTGGGACATGCTGAAGGATATTAAGCACAGCGGTACCCGCGGGGAAGGGCTCGGCAGGAGCACTTTCTTGGGCAGGTACGGCTTGCGGGAAATGGAGAAGACATATATGGAGAAATACGGACGTATAGTAGCGACACACCATGTCTTCTTCTGCAAAGCGCAAATGTGA
- the rmuC gene encoding DNA recombination protein RmuC: protein MSWLKLFMRIPLYPKLFRKPAGRFLGGRYTGEKEWKGQLIYNTMIIMETIILVMLFFLLMLVGFLAWRLFSGDQGRGHIESVLNEKFIDFSERISNTMESTRKQVEDSKDFLSKNAIKTLEHINNMNTIVGNLVQQQEKAQELGKSLEYLLQAPKLRGNYGETILEEMLEQVLPAKGMWERQYTIDGGEKVDAVVKYKNVVVPIDSKFPRDDYQKYLSSTDEREQRKHWSNYEKALKVQINSIRDKYIKPEKGTTEFALLFIPSEAIYYETIAEKNFIGEPCQIYDYARDNKVIPVSPNTFFAFLQVIILGVRNVEIAKEAMKLQEILSKIEKDYTYFYSNFENIGKALDKAAKSYNTGKTHVQRFKKNLDSALRFEITSKDSAEHQMLSDEHHRT from the coding sequence ATGAGCTGGCTGAAGCTGTTCATGCGCATCCCACTTTATCCGAAGCTGTTCCGGAAGCCTGCAGGTCGGTTTTTGGGAGGGCGATACACGGGTGAAAAAGAATGGAAAGGACAATTAATATATAATACAATGATAATTATGGAAACGATCATATTAGTAATGCTTTTCTTTCTTTTGATGCTCGTGGGGTTCCTTGCATGGAGACTTTTCTCCGGGGACCAGGGCAGAGGGCATATCGAGTCGGTGCTTAACGAGAAGTTCATAGATTTTTCCGAACGCATAAGCAACACGATGGAGTCGACGAGAAAGCAGGTCGAGGATTCAAAAGACTTTCTTTCGAAGAACGCTATCAAGACGCTGGAACACATAAATAATATGAATACCATCGTCGGTAACCTGGTCCAGCAGCAGGAAAAGGCCCAGGAGCTTGGTAAATCCCTTGAATATCTTTTGCAGGCGCCTAAACTCAGGGGTAATTACGGTGAGACCATTCTGGAGGAGATGCTCGAGCAGGTGCTCCCTGCCAAGGGTATGTGGGAAAGACAGTATACCATTGACGGCGGAGAGAAGGTTGACGCGGTCGTCAAATACAAGAATGTCGTTGTTCCGATAGACTCCAAGTTCCCTCGGGATGACTATCAGAAATACCTTTCTTCGACTGATGAACGGGAGCAGAGGAAGCACTGGTCCAATTACGAAAAGGCACTTAAGGTCCAGATAAATTCGATAAGGGACAAATATATAAAGCCCGAAAAGGGTACGACAGAATTCGCTCTGCTTTTTATACCGTCAGAGGCGATTTATTATGAAACCATTGCCGAAAAGAACTTCATAGGAGAACCCTGCCAGATATATGATTACGCCCGCGACAATAAGGTGATTCCCGTCAGCCCCAATACATTTTTCGCTTTTCTGCAGGTAATCATCCTCGGCGTGCGTAATGTCGAGATAGCCAAGGAAGCAATGAAACTTCAGGAAATTCTGTCCAAGATAGAAAAGGATTACACATATTTTTACAGCAATTTCGAGAATATAGGAAAAGCACTGGATAAAGCCGCAAAATCGTACAATACAGGAAAGACACATGTACAGCGCTTCAAGAAGAACCTTGATTCGGCGCTGAGGTTCGAAATAACGAGTAAAGATTCTGCTGAACATCAGATGCTGTCCGATGAACACCACAGGACTTAA
- the lpdA gene encoding dihydrolipoyl dehydrogenase — protein MSDKYDYLVIGSGPAGHVSAIKAAQLGLKVAVVEKDPGMFGGVCLNEGCIPAKALYRCASIYDSIRRSKELCGIEAEYGAPNLSAFVKRSRQKTEQLKKGLKFLFKKNGIDLLEGAACFQDSQTVHIRKEQGGPLTIKADKYLIATGSVPRVLPGLGFDGERIISSSEAIRLGKVPERLLIIGGGYIGMEFASYFNILGSEVTIVEMKDSVLPEEDEDIGRRMQAICRQKGIKVLSSSTVSGAEISDGHLAVTIDGRDLKIRENYDIILVSAGRRPVTENIGLDKAEINTDKDGFIIVDFEMRTSNKNVYAAGDVVPGPMLAHAGYTEGEKAALSAAGDEVEALDYGCVPSVAYTDIQTARVGLTEREVKEKNIDYSEGKYFFKANGKAVINSQTEGFIKILADNSTHKILGVHIIGEDAADLIHEFVVAKKAGVSVDELAEAVHAHPTLSEAVPEACRSVFGRAIHG, from the coding sequence ATGAGCGACAAATACGATTATCTGGTCATTGGAAGCGGTCCGGCGGGTCACGTATCCGCTATCAAGGCCGCGCAGCTAGGCCTTAAAGTGGCCGTGGTTGAAAAGGATCCCGGCATGTTCGGCGGAGTTTGTCTCAACGAAGGCTGCATCCCCGCCAAAGCCCTGTACAGATGCGCTTCTATTTATGACAGTATTCGCAGGAGCAAGGAGCTTTGCGGTATCGAGGCTGAATATGGCGCGCCTAACCTTTCTGCATTCGTGAAGAGGAGCCGGCAGAAGACCGAACAGTTGAAAAAAGGTCTCAAGTTCCTTTTCAAGAAGAACGGAATTGATCTTCTCGAGGGTGCAGCTTGTTTTCAAGACAGCCAAACCGTTCATATCCGGAAGGAGCAGGGAGGACCTCTTACGATAAAAGCGGATAAATATCTTATAGCTACTGGTTCGGTCCCAAGGGTCCTTCCGGGACTGGGATTTGACGGCGAACGCATAATATCCAGTTCCGAAGCAATTCGCCTTGGAAAGGTCCCCGAGCGTCTTCTTATTATCGGCGGCGGATATATCGGTATGGAATTCGCTTCATATTTCAATATTCTCGGATCTGAAGTCACCATTGTTGAGATGAAAGATTCTGTTCTCCCTGAGGAAGATGAAGATATCGGAAGGAGAATGCAGGCGATATGCAGGCAAAAAGGCATCAAAGTCCTCAGTTCCAGCACTGTTTCTGGTGCTGAAATATCGGATGGTCATTTGGCTGTCACCATAGACGGTAGAGATCTAAAGATCAGGGAGAACTATGATATTATCCTGGTCTCGGCCGGAAGACGTCCCGTTACAGAAAATATCGGGCTTGATAAGGCAGAGATAAATACTGATAAAGATGGTTTCATAATCGTAGACTTTGAAATGCGAACTTCCAACAAGAACGTGTACGCCGCGGGGGATGTAGTGCCCGGCCCAATGCTTGCTCACGCTGGTTATACAGAAGGGGAGAAAGCCGCTTTAAGCGCCGCGGGTGATGAAGTGGAGGCTCTGGATTATGGTTGTGTTCCAAGCGTAGCTTATACTGATATCCAGACCGCAAGAGTAGGCCTTACTGAAAGAGAGGTCAAGGAAAAGAATATCGATTATTCGGAAGGCAAATATTTCTTCAAGGCCAACGGGAAGGCGGTGATCAATTCGCAGACGGAAGGATTCATAAAGATCCTTGCCGATAATTCTACGCACAAGATACTTGGAGTTCACATTATCGGGGAAGATGCTGCCGATCTTATCCATGAGTTCGTGGTCGCCAAGAAAGCCGGTGTCAGCGTGGATGAGCTGGCTGAAGCTGTTCATGCGCATCCCACTTTATCCGAAGCTGTTCCGGAAGCCTGCAGGTCGGTTTTTGGGAGGGCGATACACGGGTGA
- the amrS gene encoding AmmeMemoRadiSam system radical SAM enzyme: MRRKAVLWEKTGQGKIHCFLCAHNCQIGEDDYGFCGMRQNIGGELFTYAYGSVIANHVDPIEKKPLYHFLPGTYAYSIATIGCNFRCTFCQNWTISQMSKKDGDLEGLEMKPEQVVKEALDNDCKSISYTYTEPTIFFEYALDTAKLAKKKGLHNNFVTNGYMTKQAVETIKPYLDAANVDLKFFNDDIYRRMCSARLQPVLDTIKNLYEAGIWVEVTTLVVPGQNDSEEELRNIARFISDTSRDIPWHISRFHPDYKYSESPATPLETMEEAKKIGEEEGLNYIYLGNVHTRAETVCPQCGASLIDRAGFTAKISEDFTSSASCRKCGTKIAGVWK; the protein is encoded by the coding sequence ATGCGCAGAAAAGCCGTTCTATGGGAAAAGACCGGACAAGGCAAGATACATTGTTTTCTTTGCGCTCATAACTGTCAAATAGGTGAAGACGACTACGGTTTCTGCGGCATGCGCCAGAATATCGGCGGTGAGCTGTTCACTTATGCTTACGGCAGCGTTATCGCAAATCATGTGGATCCGATCGAAAAGAAGCCCCTGTACCACTTTCTCCCGGGAACTTACGCCTATTCGATCGCAACCATAGGTTGCAATTTCCGGTGTACCTTTTGCCAGAACTGGACGATCTCGCAGATGTCTAAGAAAGACGGTGATCTGGAAGGGCTTGAAATGAAACCCGAACAGGTGGTGAAGGAGGCTTTGGACAATGACTGTAAAAGCATTTCGTACACTTACACCGAGCCCACCATATTCTTTGAATATGCGCTTGATACCGCCAAATTAGCCAAGAAGAAAGGTCTTCACAATAACTTTGTCACGAACGGGTATATGACAAAACAGGCGGTCGAGACCATCAAGCCCTATCTGGATGCCGCCAATGTCGATCTTAAGTTCTTCAATGACGATATTTACCGGAGAATGTGTTCAGCCCGGTTGCAACCGGTACTGGATACAATAAAAAACCTGTATGAAGCCGGCATATGGGTGGAGGTCACCACGCTTGTCGTCCCGGGTCAGAACGACTCAGAAGAAGAATTGCGGAACATAGCACGTTTTATTTCTGATACAAGCCGGGATATACCCTGGCATATAAGCAGGTTCCACCCTGATTATAAATACAGTGAATCACCCGCGACACCTCTTGAAACCATGGAGGAAGCGAAGAAAATAGGCGAGGAAGAGGGGCTCAATTATATTTATCTTGGGAACGTTCATACAAGGGCGGAGACCGTCTGTCCGCAATGCGGGGCGTCCCTGATCGACAGGGCTGGTTTCACGGCCAAGATCTCCGAAGATTTTACTTCCAGCGCGAGTTGCCGTAAATGCGGGACCAAAATAGCGGGTGTTTGGAAATAA
- a CDS encoding cob(I)yrinic acid a,c-diamide adenosyltransferase, whose protein sequence is MVIRSGKGDEGFTELHFSKHIGKESLDIRAIGDLDELNSFLGLIKAKTRSRKEKKMLEHIQLALVIIASEISIGAEKKKKHGILLKKEDTDWIKQRIYDLEKDTKIENCFRLPGECEQSALCDVARAVARRAERSVVELFHKDKVKDEFILSYLNCISDILFILARKKAKKRAARRKKRKSAKKNK, encoded by the coding sequence ATGGTTATTCGTTCCGGCAAGGGAGATGAAGGTTTCACCGAGCTTCATTTCAGTAAACATATAGGCAAGGAGAGCCTGGATATAAGGGCAATAGGGGATCTGGATGAGCTTAACAGTTTTCTGGGGCTCATAAAGGCAAAAACCAGGTCGCGCAAAGAGAAGAAGATGCTCGAGCACATTCAGCTTGCCCTGGTCATAATAGCTTCGGAAATATCGATCGGTGCGGAGAAAAAAAAGAAGCACGGTATACTGCTCAAGAAAGAAGATACGGATTGGATAAAACAGCGCATCTACGATCTGGAAAAAGATACAAAGATCGAGAACTGTTTTCGTCTTCCGGGAGAGTGTGAACAATCGGCCCTTTGTGACGTAGCTCGCGCGGTTGCCCGGAGAGCCGAAAGAAGCGTTGTCGAGTTATTTCACAAGGACAAGGTCAAGGACGAATTCATTTTATCGTATCTTAACTGTATTTCAGATATTTTGTTCATCCTTGCCAGGAAAAAGGCTAAAAAAAGAGCGGCACGCAGAAAAAAAAGGAAATCCGCCAAAAAGAATAAATAG
- a CDS encoding DUF748 domain-containing protein → MRDQNSGCLEIISSRTERRNMFMRILFVVIIIVVVIAAVIYFFGGDIFQYSAEKVLKQNLPPYVHVDKLAFDLKERRMTLEGLRIDNPEGFSKKHLARIAEINCRYRMRGGNILDGIEVTRITASKPVINIERLSGGRINVNEMEQLMKKTDKPAVSANDKGNDKAAMKISDLVKLTETINVLDGSVVFTDHYVSRPPYKITFENVNGDIQLKLNDDYTGVLFVKSRGTGYIDGQMRQQIDWVVSFDPTASALTMSNRFEVKGIDITQFEPYYDEYSPINIQRGTCSGTLVFDFDRGNIGSMNTIVIKGLRFTPKEGGTAFSAWQQDIIPEMIKYLQSNPDEVTFDFKIKGPMDNPRFYPGPTVKQAIQNMAIDKVSDVIKSFGKEEGESAGQSDTDKVIDVIKGLMNK, encoded by the coding sequence ATGCGGGACCAAAATAGCGGGTGTTTGGAAATAATTTCTTCAAGAACCGAAAGGCGAAACATGTTCATGCGTATATTGTTCGTTGTGATTATTATCGTTGTCGTAATAGCGGCGGTCATATATTTCTTCGGGGGTGATATATTCCAGTATTCAGCGGAAAAAGTGCTTAAACAGAACCTGCCGCCGTATGTGCATGTCGATAAACTCGCCTTTGACCTCAAAGAACGGAGAATGACCCTCGAGGGTCTCAGGATCGATAACCCCGAAGGTTTCAGTAAAAAACATCTGGCGAGAATAGCTGAAATAAATTGTCGATACAGGATGAGAGGGGGCAATATCCTTGACGGGATTGAGGTTACGCGCATAACAGCCTCAAAGCCGGTAATCAACATTGAGCGGCTTTCCGGTGGCAGGATAAATGTCAATGAGATGGAACAGTTGATGAAAAAAACCGACAAGCCGGCCGTCTCGGCGAATGACAAAGGCAACGACAAGGCCGCAATGAAAATATCGGATCTTGTGAAGCTGACGGAAACTATCAATGTCCTTGATGGCTCGGTTGTTTTCACAGATCATTACGTATCCAGACCGCCGTATAAAATAACTTTCGAAAATGTCAATGGAGATATACAGTTAAAACTTAACGATGATTATACGGGTGTTCTATTCGTCAAAAGTAGGGGCACCGGGTATATCGACGGGCAGATGAGGCAGCAAATAGACTGGGTCGTCTCGTTTGACCCTACGGCCAGTGCGCTTACCATGTCGAACCGCTTCGAGGTAAAGGGCATAGATATAACACAGTTCGAACCTTATTATGACGAGTATTCGCCGATAAACATACAGAGAGGTACCTGCTCGGGAACACTGGTCTTTGATTTTGACCGCGGGAATATCGGTTCCATGAATACAATAGTCATAAAAGGCCTGCGGTTCACACCCAAGGAGGGAGGAACCGCTTTTTCAGCCTGGCAGCAGGACATAATCCCCGAGATGATCAAGTATCTGCAGTCCAATCCGGATGAGGTCACTTTTGATTTCAAGATAAAGGGCCCGATGGATAACCCGAGGTTCTATCCGGGGCCCACCGTCAAGCAGGCTATACAGAACATGGCCATCGACAAGGTCTCCGATGTTATCAAGAGTTTTGGAAAGGAAGAAGGAGAGTCGGCCGGGCAGTCTGATACTGACAAGGTCATAGACGTAATAAAGGGCTTGATGAACAAATGA
- a CDS encoding bile acid:sodium symporter family protein, whose translation MPAGVERFLKVYTKYMAIWVIAVSAVAYFRPAPFVAMKPWMDSFFALTMFGIGVVLHVEDFKNIAKNPVVVLIGTIAQFSIMPLGAFLLAKAFSLPPAIAVGLILTGSAPGAMASNVLSYIARADVAYSVSLTSVSTLLTPVMTPGLTYLLAGSLLKVDFWSMFTSLMAMVIIPLILGVLTRHYFKKHIEKVLSVFPAVSVTFIVFICALVIALNKDRLIEITGLVLVTVIFLNAGGLLMGYGVGKLAGFSIPRRRSLSIEIGMQNAGLGTVLALKHFTAQTAIPAAAFVFICILTASVIAEFWRGNAEALSNYA comes from the coding sequence ATGCCTGCTGGTGTAGAGAGATTTCTAAAAGTTTACACAAAATATATGGCGATATGGGTGATCGCCGTATCCGCGGTAGCTTATTTCAGACCGGCCCCCTTTGTGGCGATGAAACCATGGATGGATTCGTTCTTTGCATTGACAATGTTCGGGATAGGTGTGGTCCTGCACGTGGAAGACTTCAAGAACATAGCCAAAAACCCCGTGGTGGTCCTTATCGGCACCATAGCACAGTTCTCGATTATGCCCCTGGGCGCGTTTTTGCTTGCGAAGGCCTTCAGTCTACCGCCGGCGATAGCGGTAGGGCTGATCCTGACAGGTTCCGCTCCAGGGGCCATGGCAAGTAATGTTCTGAGCTATATCGCTAGGGCTGATGTGGCGTATTCGGTCTCACTCACCTCGGTTTCTACTCTGCTGACGCCTGTAATGACGCCGGGGTTGACTTATTTATTAGCGGGGTCATTGCTCAAGGTGGATTTCTGGTCAATGTTCACCAGTTTGATGGCAATGGTCATCATCCCGCTTATTCTGGGAGTATTGACACGGCATTATTTCAAGAAACATATCGAAAAAGTGCTGAGCGTTTTTCCGGCTGTTTCTGTTACTTTTATCGTTTTTATATGCGCTCTTGTTATCGCGCTGAACAAGGACAGGCTTATCGAGATAACCGGACTTGTTCTGGTTACAGTTATATTTTTGAACGCGGGCGGCTTGTTGATGGGGTATGGTGTAGGTAAGTTAGCCGGATTCAGTATCCCCAGAAGAAGATCGCTCAGCATTGAAATTGGAATGCAGAACGCCGGATTGGGCACGGTACTGGCGCTTAAACATTTTACTGCCCAGACGGCCATACCGGCAGCCGCGTTCGTTTTTATATGCATTCTCACCGCGTCCGTAATAGCCGAGTTCTGGAGAGGAAACGCTGAGGCGCTATCAAATTACGCATGA
- the bioF gene encoding 8-amino-7-oxononanoate synthase has product MVKRIADHLKRLEEGSSLRSLTRLSPDKRGEIVVGPKRYVNLSSNDYLGLASHRSLAKAAQEALSPVVSATASRLMTGSTELHHALEERTAIFKQKEAALVFNSGYQANVGIISSILGRGDCVFSDRLNHASIIDGIRLSGARLFRFRHNDPEHLECLLHEHRKEYRDALIVTETVFSMDGDVAPLKHILKLKKAYDCLLMVDEAHATGIFGPGGSGMTEQEGITGDVDIIMGTFSKALAGFGAYAAVSDIMRSYLINTCRSFIYSTALPPAVIASNIAAMEIIEKEPHRRRELLERADYLRKRLRDKGYTVFGRSQIIPLVVKENQRAVMLSDRLRKKGFWVMPVRPPTVPKNSARLRISVTYDHSRDVLDRLVEALSGI; this is encoded by the coding sequence ATGGTCAAGAGGATAGCGGATCATTTAAAAAGACTTGAAGAGGGTAGTTCCCTGCGTTCGCTTACCAGGCTTAGTCCTGACAAGAGGGGCGAGATCGTTGTGGGGCCCAAGCGTTACGTTAATCTTTCTTCTAATGATTATCTGGGCCTGGCCTCGCATCGGTCGCTGGCAAAGGCAGCACAAGAGGCCCTTTCTCCCGTGGTTAGTGCCACTGCCTCAAGACTCATGACCGGAAGCACTGAACTTCACCATGCGCTTGAAGAGAGAACGGCAATATTCAAGCAGAAAGAGGCAGCCCTCGTATTCAATTCCGGTTATCAGGCAAACGTGGGTATAATAAGTTCGATTCTTGGCAGAGGCGACTGTGTTTTCTCTGACAGGCTTAATCATGCGAGCATAATTGACGGGATACGGCTTTCCGGGGCCAGGCTTTTCCGTTTCCGGCACAATGATCCAGAACACCTTGAATGCCTTTTGCATGAACACAGAAAGGAATACCGGGATGCACTGATAGTCACAGAGACGGTTTTCAGCATGGATGGGGACGTAGCCCCCTTGAAACATATCCTAAAATTGAAAAAAGCGTATGATTGTTTGCTGATGGTGGATGAAGCTCATGCCACCGGCATATTCGGTCCAGGAGGAAGCGGAATGACTGAGCAGGAAGGGATAACCGGAGACGTCGATATAATCATGGGCACTTTCAGCAAGGCCCTGGCTGGGTTCGGCGCTTACGCAGCTGTTTCGGACATTATGCGATCATACCTGATAAATACATGTAGAAGCTTTATTTATTCAACCGCGCTGCCCCCGGCAGTAATCGCATCGAATATAGCCGCCATGGAGATCATAGAGAAAGAGCCCCACAGAAGGAGAGAACTTCTGGAAAGGGCAGATTATCTCCGGAAACGACTTAGGGATAAGGGCTATACAGTATTTGGAAGATCTCAGATAATACCGCTGGTTGTAAAAGAGAACCAGCGTGCGGTGATGCTCAGTGACAGATTGCGGAAGAAAGGTTTTTGGGTAATGCCCGTAAGGCCTCCTACGGTCCCCAAAAACAGCGCAAGGTTGCGCATTTCTGTAACGTATGACCATTCCAGGGATGTCTTGGACAGGCTCGTTGAGGCTTTGAGCGGGATCTAA
- the bioA gene encoding adenosylmethionine--8-amino-7-oxononanoate transaminase, translating into MMKEDIIKRDHEYLWHPYTQMKDAESMPPIAVERAEGVKLYDIHGNFYYDTISSWWCNVHGHNHPAVKSAIKEQLDMLEHVLFAGFTHKPAVDLAERLVKITPEGLTKVFYSDNGSTSVEVAMKMSFQYWQNTKRHGKTSFVSLDRAYHGDTVGTMSVSGVDLFNKKFKPLFFNSYKAPSPYCYRCPKGMSREKCGLDCLNDLEEILKGKSENIAAMLVEPLLMAAGGMIIYPPEYLRGLERLSREYNVHLIVDEVATGFGRTGKMFACEYAGIKPDFLCLSKGVTSGYLPLGATLTTDRVFDAFYDDYENLKTFYHGHTYTANPLACSAGVASVDLFEKEGTLDNVKNISDMLSGFLSRMSELPIVGDVRHIGAVGAMELVRDRRTKASFPMQERIGLEVYKLGLDRNILLRPLGDVIYFFLPLCVDKDQLSDIFFRAEGVLGEINSKISVLS; encoded by the coding sequence ATGATGAAAGAAGATATAATAAAAAGGGACCATGAATATCTATGGCACCCCTATACGCAGATGAAAGATGCCGAATCCATGCCTCCAATTGCGGTAGAACGGGCCGAGGGGGTTAAATTATACGATATTCACGGTAATTTTTATTACGATACCATATCCAGCTGGTGGTGCAATGTCCATGGGCACAACCATCCCGCTGTCAAATCCGCGATCAAGGAGCAGTTGGATATGCTTGAGCACGTGCTTTTCGCGGGATTCACACACAAGCCGGCCGTTGATCTTGCCGAGAGACTTGTTAAGATAACCCCGGAGGGGCTGACCAAGGTTTTTTATTCAGATAATGGCTCGACATCGGTTGAGGTGGCCATGAAGATGTCTTTTCAGTACTGGCAAAACACCAAAAGACATGGAAAAACATCTTTTGTCAGCCTGGACAGGGCCTACCATGGTGATACCGTCGGAACTATGAGCGTGAGCGGGGTGGATCTATTCAACAAAAAATTCAAACCGCTGTTTTTTAATTCATACAAAGCTCCTTCTCCGTATTGTTACAGGTGCCCTAAAGGGATGAGCAGGGAAAAATGCGGTCTTGACTGTCTTAACGACCTGGAAGAGATTCTCAAAGGGAAAAGCGAGAATATCGCGGCCATGTTGGTAGAGCCGCTTCTCATGGCCGCTGGAGGGATGATCATCTATCCGCCCGAATATCTCAGGGGCCTGGAAAGGCTTTCTCGGGAATATAACGTACATCTTATAGTCGACGAGGTGGCAACCGGGTTCGGAAGGACCGGGAAGATGTTCGCCTGTGAATATGCAGGGATAAAGCCTGATTTTCTTTGTTTGTCAAAGGGAGTGACTTCAGGTTATCTGCCCTTGGGGGCTACACTTACCACCGACAGGGTATTTGACGCTTTTTATGATGACTATGAAAACCTGAAGACTTTTTATCACGGCCATACGTATACAGCGAATCCTTTGGCTTGTTCTGCAGGAGTGGCGTCCGTAGATCTGTTTGAAAAAGAGGGGACTCTGGATAACGTGAAAAACATAAGTGATATGCTCAGTGGCTTTCTTTCAAGAATGAGTGAACTTCCGATTGTTGGTGACGTCCGTCATATCGGAGCAGTGGGTGCGATGGAACTTGTCAGGGACAGGCGCACGAAAGCATCTTTTCCCATGCAAGAGCGCATCGGTCTGGAGGTCTACAAACTCGGGCTCGATAGGAACATACTTCTCAGGCCTCTCGGGGATGTCATCTATTTCTTTCTTCCGCTTTGTGTTGATAAGGACCAGCTTTCAGATATATTCTTCCGCGCGGAAGGTGTGCTTGGCGAGATAAATAGTAAAATATCGGTCCTATCCTGA
- the bioD gene encoding dethiobiotin synthase — MAKAIFITGTDTGVGKTLVTGLLGRMLSEKGINVITQKWVQTGCDGFSCDIAEHLRSMKVERAEVEQHVQDMVPYSFEHPSSPHLAAALEKKKICPEKIENSFYRLSDKFDFVLVEGAGGLMVPVSDEDMLVDIVEKLGLPILVVAENRLGAINQTVLTVEAAQSRGLKVMGIIFNRVNDQEDDIILKDNLRIVEGLTGINVLGELPYRPRTEELYRTFVPIGERLLENMET, encoded by the coding sequence ATGGCAAAAGCGATATTCATAACAGGCACAGATACAGGCGTCGGTAAGACCCTTGTAACGGGGCTTCTGGGGCGGATGCTCTCGGAAAAAGGCATCAACGTCATAACCCAGAAATGGGTGCAGACCGGATGCGATGGGTTCTCCTGTGACATTGCCGAGCACCTCAGGTCCATGAAGGTCGAGAGGGCCGAAGTAGAACAACATGTTCAGGATATGGTCCCATATTCTTTCGAGCACCCCTCGTCACCGCATCTTGCCGCGGCGCTTGAAAAGAAGAAGATATGCCCGGAAAAGATCGAGAACAGTTTTTACCGTCTTTCTGATAAGTTTGATTTCGTTCTGGTCGAAGGTGCAGGCGGATTGATGGTACCCGTGAGTGACGAAGATATGCTGGTCGATATCGTTGAGAAGCTGGGTTTACCTATCCTTGTGGTGGCCGAAAACCGGCTGGGCGCGATAAACCAGACCGTATTGACCGTTGAGGCGGCCCAGAGCAGGGGGCTCAAGGTTATGGGTATCATATTCAACAGGGTGAATGATCAGGAGGACGATATCATCCTCAAGGACAATTTGCGTATAGTCGAGGGTCTTACCGGCATAAATGTACTCGGGGAGTTGCCTTATAGGCCCAGAACAGAGGAACTCTACAGGACTTTTGTGCCCATAGGCGAAAGACTACTTGAAAATATGGAGACATGA